One window from the genome of bacterium encodes:
- a CDS encoding SOS response-associated peptidase: protein MCGRYTQTAPYPKLADRFGLPSKGPKLKPRYNIAPTQDVPVIVKDPNGGPHLEIMHWGLVPHWAKDPKVGYKMINARAETLKEKPSFRAPLQSRRCIVPATGFFEWKREGARKTPMYFTAADGEPLGLAGLWETWKTPDGGLLRSFTIITTEANGLLKPIHDRMPVILGREDEAAWMDAGDVSVESLLRMLKPCAEGRLTGYAVGTLVNSPKNDSEACLSQTKTPSPRGITSR, encoded by the coding sequence ATGTGCGGACGCTACACCCAAACCGCCCCGTATCCTAAACTAGCCGACCGCTTCGGGCTGCCTTCCAAAGGTCCAAAGCTCAAACCCCGCTACAACATCGCCCCGACTCAAGACGTGCCCGTCATCGTGAAGGACCCGAACGGCGGGCCCCACCTGGAGATCATGCATTGGGGGCTCGTCCCGCACTGGGCGAAGGACCCGAAGGTTGGATACAAGATGATCAACGCGCGGGCCGAGACGTTGAAGGAAAAACCCTCCTTTCGCGCCCCGCTCCAGTCGCGGCGGTGCATCGTGCCGGCCACGGGGTTTTTCGAATGGAAGCGGGAGGGCGCCCGGAAGACGCCGATGTATTTTACCGCCGCGGACGGGGAGCCGCTGGGCCTGGCGGGGTTGTGGGAGACCTGGAAGACGCCGGACGGGGGGCTCCTGCGCTCCTTCACCATCATCACCACGGAGGCGAACGGGCTTCTGAAACCGATCCATGACCGGATGCCGGTTATTCTGGGACGGGAGGACGAGGCGGCGTGGATGGACGCGGGCGACGTCTCGGTCGAGTCTCTCCTCCGGATGCTCAAACCCTGCGCCGAGGGGCGTCTGACCGGCTACGCGGTGGGGACGCTGGTGAACTCGCCCAAGAACGATTCGGAGGCGTGCCTTTCACAAACAAAAACCCCGTCACCGCGAGGGATCACCTCGAGATGA
- a CDS encoding RNA-binding protein: protein MGRKLFVGNLPFSATDDTLRELFSQAGTVESAQVIMDKFSGRSKGFGFVEMSTDEEAQAAVSKFSGQDLEGRALTVNEARPMAPREGGGGGGFGGRGGGGGGRGRGDRGGFGGGGGGGGNRRW, encoded by the coding sequence ATGGGTAGAAAGTTATTCGTAGGGAACCTTCCCTTTTCCGCAACCGACGATACGCTCCGGGAGCTGTTCTCCCAGGCCGGAACCGTCGAATCCGCGCAGGTCATCATGGACAAGTTCTCGGGCCGCAGCAAGGGTTTCGGCTTCGTCGAGATGTCGACCGATGAGGAGGCCCAGGCGGCCGTCAGCAAATTCAGCGGCCAGGACCTGGAAGGCCGCGCGTTGACCGTCAATGAGGCCCGTCCGATGGCCCCCCGCGAAGGCGGCGGTGGCGGCGGCTTCGGTGGACGCGGCGGAGGCGGCGGTGGCCGCGGACGCGGCGACCGCGGCGGCTTCGGCGGCGGCGGTGGCGGCGGCGGAAATCGCCGCTGGTAA